Proteins found in one Desulfonatronovibrio magnus genomic segment:
- a CDS encoding type II toxin-antitoxin system HicB family antitoxin produces MNQKYTAIVRKSDSDYIAVCLELNLVAQGNDLPEVERNLRDAIESYLEEIALSPDVQVGPMPIEEFIEFLNDTEPETQTQSSEKYILKPLELHEVATYA; encoded by the coding sequence ATGAACCAGAAATATACCGCCATAGTAAGAAAAAGCGATTCTGATTATATCGCTGTATGCTTAGAGCTCAACCTGGTGGCCCAGGGAAACGATCTGCCCGAAGTTGAAAGAAACCTGCGAGATGCTATTGAATCATACCTGGAGGAAATTGCTTTATCGCCAGATGTTCAAGTAGGGCCAATGCCTATTGAGGAATTTATTGAGTTTTTAAATGATACTGAACCTGAAACCCAGACACAGTCCTCGGAAAAATACATTTTAAAGCCCCTCGAACTCCACGAGGTGGCGACCTATGCTTAA
- a CDS encoding type II toxin-antitoxin system HicA family toxin gives MLKIPSMSSKELVKLLIKSGAFFVRQGKTDHAIYARMFDGRKYSAPVQMGKKSLNPIYCKRVFRQLKFTDSEIIQLLS, from the coding sequence ATGCTTAAGATCCCATCCATGTCCAGCAAAGAACTTGTTAAGCTTCTGATCAAATCAGGAGCTTTTTTTGTCAGGCAGGGAAAAACCGACCATGCCATATATGCCCGTATGTTTGACGGCAGAAAATATTCAGCCCCAGTCCAGATGGGGAAGAAATCATTAAACCCAATTTATTGCAAGCGGGTATTTCGCCAGCTGAAGTTTACAGACTCCGAAATCATCCAACTCCTGTCCTAA